The nucleotide sequence CTTTTATTTTCCCATATGGAGGAACAACTAATTGTATATATCTTCCTGAAACAAAATCAATAGATTCGTCTCCTATAGAAACTATAACTTCCTTGATATCATAGGTTAAATCATTTATCTCTTCTACAATACCAGAAAATTCTTTAGCATTAAATAACTCCTCAGGTATATACATATCTAAATTTTTCTTTACTTTGATTTGACACGCTAATCTTGTATTTTTGTTCATTTCTTCAGGGGATAAATAAGGTCTTTCCGTAGGAAGAATAGGTCCTATATCTGTAGAAACCTCACATTTGCAGGACCCACAACTTCCCCTTCCTCCGCAGGCAGATGGTATAAAAATACCTTCTGAAGATAGAGTTGTTAGGAGTTTATCTCCTCCCTTTGTATTTATCACCTTTTTTCCCTTATTAATATTAATTTCTACATCTCCATAGTTATTGACATGTTTATCTACGATGGAGATAATCAGAGCGAGTAGACTAGCAAGAAGTGCAACGATAATTGGTGCAATTAAAAATTCCATAGACACTCCTCCTTTTTATTGAACTATAAGCATACCGGAAAAACCTATAAATGCCATGGCCATAAACCCAATTGTTATGAGTGTTATTCCTGCTCCCTTTAACCCTTCTGGAACAGGAGCTTTTAAAACTTTTTTTTGTATAGCTGCTAAGGAAACGATGGCAAGCCACCAACCTAGGCCCGAACCAAAAGCAAAAACAATACTCTGTATAAATGAATAACCTCTAATCTCCATGAATAATGCAACTCCTAAAATAGCACAATTAACAGTTATTAATGGTAAGAAAATACCTAAAGCCATGTAGAGGGAAGGAGAAAATCGATCAATAACCATCTCTAAAACTTGAACGGTCGCTGCGATAATTATGATGAAAATAATAAATCTAAGATATAAAAGACCAAAAGGTATTAATATGAATTTATATACAACCCAATTTATAGCCGTTGTAATAGTTAAAACTGCAGTAACAGACATCCCAAGACCGTTGGCAGAATCCATATCTTTAGATATTGATATAAAGCTGCACATCCCTAAGAAGTTAGCTAATAAAATATTACTAGTAAATATTGAAGCAAATAACAAAACTAATGGATTAATATCTGGTGACATATAAAACCTCCTATTTTGAACTTTCTTTTGAAAGTTTGATGTTATTAATTATCCAAATAACCCCACCTAAGATAAAAAATGCACTTGGAGCCATAATCATTATTGTCCAAGTTTGAAATCCTTCTGGCATTATTTGAATCCCAAACAGTGAACCAAAACCAAGTAGTTCCCTAATAAAGGCTATAGCCATTAAAATCCACATATATCCTATCCCTGTTGTAATCCCATCCCAAAGAGATATTAGAGGTTTATTTGATTGAGCAAAAGCTTCGGCTCTCCCCATGATAATACAGTTAGTGATGATTAAACCTACATAGGGCCCCAAAGATTTACTTATAGCTGGTAAGAAAGCTCGGAGTAGTAAATCTACTATAATAACAAAGAAAGAAATTATAAGAGTTTGTATGATCATACGAACTTTACCAGGAATTAGATGTTTTATGCTAGCTACACTAAAATTAGTCAATCCAGCAACAAAAACTACAGAAATAGTCATTATAAATGTATTTGTTAAACTATTAGTAACTGCCAGTGTCGAGCAAATCCCAAGGATTTGAACAAAAACAGGGTTATTATCCCATAAATTTTCTTTTAATATGCCTTTATATTTATTCATTTCCTACCTCCTCCTTCAGACTTTTTATCTTTTTATTTATCATAACTTCTATAGAGTGACTAGTTCTAGTAGCTCCAACAATCCCATCGATAATTCCATCGTCAGAATCATAATTTCCATCTCCACTACCTTGTACCACTTTAATAGTGTTTTTATTGACAGTTTCTCCTTGAAATTGTTTTAAAAACCACTCCTCTTCTATACGTCCCCCTAAACCAGGAGTTTCATTATGAGAAATAATATCGACACCTTTTATAATTTGTAAATCTTTATCCATTGCAATAATTCCATTTACCGTCCCCCAAAGAGCTTTCCCGGAAAATTTACTAACCAGTATATCTTCTCCATCTATTTTTGCTGTCATAGTTTCATCGGTAGGAAGTTCTAGATTAAAGATTGATTTAAACTGTTCTTGAACCTCACCATTTTCCACTCTCACACCTACAGCTTTTAAAATAGAGGAAATTTCATAATCTCTATTATATTCAGAAACTCTATTCTTGGTAACAAGATGGGTTAAAGTCAATAAAAATACTAGTATAAAAGTAATAACAAATGAAAAAATAGCAGTATAGGTCATTGAATTTTTTTCCATCTATTCCCCCCCTTTTAATTTTAACTTTAATTTTCCAATAGTTTCATCAAATAATGGAGCAAACATATTTCCTAGTAAAATAGCATAACTGGTTCCTTCATTAAAGAGGGAATAAGTTCTAATTAGTGATGTACAAACTCCAATGAGTAAACCATATAAAATTAATGAATTATTTTTTTTAGGTGAAGACACAGGGTCGGTAACCATAAATACAGCAATAAATAAAATACTACCAGAGAATAAACTATAAATAGGATTGGCTCCTCCTAAATCCATAAAATAAAGGATAGACTGCATAATTAAAAACCCAACTATAGTTGAAATAGACGATTTATAACTTGCAGTTTTAGTAAATAGTAAATAAATAAAAGCAATCAAAATGAGTATTATAGACCCTTCTCCTATAGATCCACTTTTGAAACCAGTAAATAAATTTAAAAGTGATGGCAGCTCACCATTTTTTAATATTTCAAGGGGCGTTGCCCCTGCAAAACCATCAATATTTCTTGGATTTAACCATTGATTGACTGTATTTGGAAAAGAAATATAAATAAATAATCTCCCTACAATAGCTGGATTAAATATATTTCTCCCAAAGCCACCGTAAACCATCTTTCCAAAAGAAATCCCAAATATAATACCAATCCCTACAATCCATAATGGAACTAAGGGTGGCATAGAAAGGGCATAGAGGGAACAACTAACAAGAACGGCTTCACTAACTTTTTTCTTTGCTTTTCGAACAAACAACCATTCGGTGAATATACCTAAGGTAAAAGTAACGATAATAATCCCTATACTTTTAAAACCATATAAAAATATTGAAAAAACTAAAAGAGGGGTAAGAGAAATTAAAACCTTTCTCATAACTGCTTGTTTTTGAAACATATTTTTAACCTCCAGAGTAAATTATTTTTCCTACACCAATAATACCTAAATATTCAAATAAGATAAAACTATATCTATTTGAGTAAAAAACCAATCCATGTAAGAAATCTGTATGATATATAATACCAACTTTAAAAAAAAGTCCTCTAAAAATATAGAAATTCATTGCTGTAATTAAAGGAAATTTACAGATAACTGTAAATAAGATAACTACATATTTTGTTTTACTGCGTATAAAAGGAGAGGGGCTATGGTAGAAGTACATGATTTAGGATTAATTACCTATGAAAAAGGACAAAAAAAACAAGAAGAAATATATGAGTATGTATTAAACAATAAGAAAATAGATGGTGTTTTAGTATTTTTAGAAGTGGATCCAGTGATTACAACTGCTCATTCCTCAGATAGTGAGGAAGTGGTATTTTCAGAAGAAATACTGAATAAAAAAGGAATAAAATGCATAAAAGTAAATAGAGGCGGTAAAACAACCCTTCACGGACCAGGACAATTGATTTGCTATCCTATTTTAAATTTAGAAAAATTTGGGAAAGATCTACATAAATATTTACGAAACTTAGAGGAAGTAGTAATTAATATCCTCAAAGAACTAAATATTGATAGCGGCAGAAAGGAAGAATACACAGGAGTTTGGGTAGGAGAAGAAAAAATTTGTGCCATGGGTATCCATGTAAAAAGATGGATAACAACCCACGGAATTGCACTAAACAATGATATTGATCTAACCTTATTTGATTTAATAATTCCATGTGGGATAAAGGAAGCCGGTGTAACTTCAATTGAAAAGTTGGATACAAAAGTGCAAATGAGTATTCTCAAAGAAAAATTTGTAGAGAATTTTAACAAAGTTTTCTACTAAAATGATAGAGAGTAAATTATTTTCCACACTAAAATAAATTCATATCAATTATCATATGCTGTCATTTTTGACACAGATCTCTATGGATTAAGATTTTTAATTTTCACAGATCTAAATACGCTCTATACTCTGTTAGTTTTTCTTAGTGTACTTCGTGTCCAAGGTTTTAATCTGTGATTATCTCCTTTAGATCCGTGTTATCTGTGTCCAAGGTTTTTATTAAAATATCTAGATAGGAGGATAGAATGGATAAGCCTGAATGGATTAGTAAGAAATTTTATAAAAATAATAAAATTGAAAAACTTTTAGCTGAAAATTTATTAAACACTGTCTGTGAGGCTGCAAATTGCCCCAATAAATGGGAATGTTTCAGGAAAAAAACGGCAACTTTTATGATTCTAGGGAACAAATGTACTAGAGCTTGCAGATTTTGTTCTGTAGATAAAAGTATCAAGGGAGAAACCCTAAATATAAATGAACCTATGAAAATAGCAGAAATCATAAATAAAATAGGATTAAAACACGTTGTAATAACTTCTGTAACCAGGGATGACTTAGACGATGAAGGTGCTATACATTTTAAAAGGACTATAGAGGAGATAAGAAAAGTTTCTGATGCTACTATAGAGGTTTTAATCCCTGATTTTAATGGAAAAAAAGAATTGATAGATATAGTCATAGATGCTAAACCAGATGTAATAAACCACAACATAGAAACAATTGAAAACCTACATAAAAAGGTAAAACCTATAGGGAGTTACGAAAACTCAATAGAATTACTTAATTATGTCAAAGAAAGAGATAAAAATATAATTACTAAAAGTGGAATAATGTTAGGGTTCGGAGAAACTATCGGTGAATTATCAGAATCTATAGAGGATTTAAAGGATATAAATTGTGACATCCTAACACTAGGACAGTATTTACGCCCTAGTGAGAAACACATAGAGGTTTCTGAGTATATAACCGAGGAAAAGTTTAGTTTATATAAAAAACTAGCTTTAGAAATTGGAATACCAGTTGTTGAGAGTGGAGTATTTATTCGAAGCTCTTATAATGCCATAGATAGTATAAAAAAATTAATGAAGTAATACGAGGGGGAGTTATGATTTTTGAAAACCACAATCCTTTAGAAGGAAAAGTATTCCAAATATTAGATAAGACCGGGAAGATAGTAAATGAAAGATACTATCAGGATATTGATAGTGATCTCCTTTTAAAAATGTACAGATGTATGGTTTTGTCTAGAATCCAAGATGAATGGGCATTGAAATTTCAAAGACAGGGAAGGATGTTAACTTTTGCTCCTACACTGGGTCAAGAAGGCTTACAAGTAGCATCTATGGCTGCATGTAGAGACGACGATTGGTTAGTTCCTGCTTTTAGAAGTAATGCTGCCTGGTTATATAAGGGATTACCTATGAAAAACATCTTTTTATACTGGTGTGGAAACGAAATGGGAAGTAAGATTCCTGACCATATAAATATGCTGCCTATTGCAGTACCAATTGGAACTCAATTTAATCATGCAACTGGAATTGGAATGTCATTTAGATATACTAAAGAGGATAAGGTAGTCGTAACTTATATAGGAGATGGTGGGACTTCTGAAGGGGAATTTTATGAAGGGATAAACTTTGCAGGTGTGGTAAATGCTCCAGTAATTTTTATTATTCAAAATAATCAATTTGCTATAAGTACCAGTGTGAAATCACAAACAAAGGCAAAAACCTTAGCCCAAAAGGGCATTGCAGCAGGAATCCCATCGATAAAAGTAGATGGAAATGACATATTTGCAATGTATTTTGCTACGAAAGAAGCTGTAGAGAATGCCAGATCAGGAAATGGACCAAGTTTAATTGAAGCTGTAACTTACAGGCAAGGACCACATACAACAGCAGATGATCCGACTATCTATAGAACTGAGGAAGAGCATCTAGATGGAATGTCTAAAGATCCTATTATTAGAGCTAAAAACTTTTTAGTAGAAAAAGGAATTTTAACTGAGGAAGATGAGGCGAAAATCCGAGATGAATGTAAAAAAACAGTGTTTGAAGAATTTGAAAAAGCTGAGCAGGAAAATATAACTCCACTAGAAGATATTTTTAAATATACCTATGAAGAGATGACAGAAAATTTAAAAGAACAATATGAGGAAGCTAAAAAATTGGAAGGGGGGAAAAATTAATGAAAGCTTTAAATAATATAGAGGCGTTGAACCAAGCTTTGGATCAAATGATGGAAAAAGATAAAAAAATAGTTATTTATGGTGAAGATGCAGGTTTTGAAGGAGGAGTATTTAGAGCAACGAAAGGACTTCAAGCCAAGTACGGAAAGGATAGATGCTTTGACTCTCCTCTAACAGAAGCGGGAATCATGGGATCGGGAATAGGTATGGCAATAAATGGGATGAAACCAGTTTTAGAGATACAGTTTCAAGGTTTTTTATTCCCAGGATTAAATCAATTGTTAGTCCATGGAGCTAGGTTTAGAAATAGATCCAGGGGAAGATTCACAGTACCAATGGTTGTCAGAATGCCATATGGAGGAGGAATAAGAGCGTTAGAACATCATTCTGAAAGTATAGAAGCAATGTTAGCTCATACTCCAGGTTTAAAAGTTGTGGTCCCGTCAAATCCATATGATACAAAGGGGTTGATGGTCTCTGCAATTAAAGATCCCGATCCAGTTGTTTTTTTAGAGCCTAAGAGGATATATAGAGCTTTCAAACAGGAAGTTCCCGAAGAGATCTATGAAGTTCCTATTGGAAAAGCAAGAATTTTAAAAGAGGGAAATGATATTACTGTAGTGGGATGGGGTGCAATGATCCCAGAGATACAATTAGCAGTAAAAGATTTAGAACAAGAGGGGGTAAGTGTAGAATTAATTGACCTAAGGACTATCTCCCCAATTGATAAAGAAACAATAGAAAATTCTGTAAAGAAAACAGGAAGATTTTTAGTCGTTCACGAAGCTGTAAGATCTTTTGGGGTAGGGGCAGAATTAATCTCAATAGTAAATGAAAAAGCTTTTTTGCACTTAGAGTCCCCTCCCACTAGATTAACGGGATATGATGTTATAATCCCATTAGCAAAGGGAGAAGGACATTTTATGATTAATCCAGAAAAAATAAAATTAAAAGTAAAAGAACTTATAAATTATTAAAATGGAACGTGGGAGGAGATAATGTTTGAGTTTAAATTTGCTGATATTGGAGAAGGAATCCATCAAGGAAAAGTAATAGATTGTTTTTTTAAAGTTGGAGACACGGTAGAAG is from Psychrilyobacter atlanticus DSM 19335 and encodes:
- the pdhA gene encoding pyruvate dehydrogenase (acetyl-transferring) E1 component subunit alpha — its product is MIFENHNPLEGKVFQILDKTGKIVNERYYQDIDSDLLLKMYRCMVLSRIQDEWALKFQRQGRMLTFAPTLGQEGLQVASMAACRDDDWLVPAFRSNAAWLYKGLPMKNIFLYWCGNEMGSKIPDHINMLPIAVPIGTQFNHATGIGMSFRYTKEDKVVVTYIGDGGTSEGEFYEGINFAGVVNAPVIFIIQNNQFAISTSVKSQTKAKTLAQKGIAAGIPSIKVDGNDIFAMYFATKEAVENARSGNGPSLIEAVTYRQGPHTTADDPTIYRTEEEHLDGMSKDPIIRAKNFLVEKGILTEEDEAKIRDECKKTVFEEFEKAEQENITPLEDIFKYTYEEMTENLKEQYEEAKKLEGGKN
- a CDS encoding NADH:ubiquinone reductase (Na(+)-transporting) subunit E; protein product: MSPDINPLVLLFASIFTSNILLANFLGMCSFISISKDMDSANGLGMSVTAVLTITTAINWVVYKFILIPFGLLYLRFIIFIIIIAATVQVLEMVIDRFSPSLYMALGIFLPLITVNCAILGVALFMEIRGYSFIQSIVFAFGSGLGWWLAIVSLAAIQKKVLKAPVPEGLKGAGITLITIGFMAMAFIGFSGMLIVQ
- the lipA gene encoding lipoyl synthase, whose protein sequence is MDKPEWISKKFYKNNKIEKLLAENLLNTVCEAANCPNKWECFRKKTATFMILGNKCTRACRFCSVDKSIKGETLNINEPMKIAEIINKIGLKHVVITSVTRDDLDDEGAIHFKRTIEEIRKVSDATIEVLIPDFNGKKELIDIVIDAKPDVINHNIETIENLHKKVKPIGSYENSIELLNYVKERDKNIITKSGIMLGFGETIGELSESIEDLKDINCDILTLGQYLRPSEKHIEVSEYITEEKFSLYKKLALEIGIPVVESGVFIRSSYNAIDSIKKLMK
- the lipB gene encoding lipoyl(octanoyl) transferase LipB → MVEVHDLGLITYEKGQKKQEEIYEYVLNNKKIDGVLVFLEVDPVITTAHSSDSEEVVFSEEILNKKGIKCIKVNRGGKTTLHGPGQLICYPILNLEKFGKDLHKYLRNLEEVVINILKELNIDSGRKEEYTGVWVGEEKICAMGIHVKRWITTHGIALNNDIDLTLFDLIIPCGIKEAGVTSIEKLDTKVQMSILKEKFVENFNKVFY
- a CDS encoding RnfABCDGE type electron transport complex subunit D, which codes for MFQKQAVMRKVLISLTPLLVFSIFLYGFKSIGIIIVTFTLGIFTEWLFVRKAKKKVSEAVLVSCSLYALSMPPLVPLWIVGIGIIFGISFGKMVYGGFGRNIFNPAIVGRLFIYISFPNTVNQWLNPRNIDGFAGATPLEILKNGELPSLLNLFTGFKSGSIGEGSIILILIAFIYLLFTKTASYKSSISTIVGFLIMQSILYFMDLGGANPIYSLFSGSILFIAVFMVTDPVSSPKKNNSLILYGLLIGVCTSLIRTYSLFNEGTSYAILLGNMFAPLFDETIGKLKLKLKGGE
- a CDS encoding FMN-binding protein, with the translated sequence MEKNSMTYTAIFSFVITFILVFLLTLTHLVTKNRVSEYNRDYEISSILKAVGVRVENGEVQEQFKSIFNLELPTDETMTAKIDGEDILVSKFSGKALWGTVNGIIAMDKDLQIIKGVDIISHNETPGLGGRIEEEWFLKQFQGETVNKNTIKVVQGSGDGNYDSDDGIIDGIVGATRTSHSIEVMINKKIKSLKEEVGNE
- a CDS encoding alpha-ketoacid dehydrogenase subunit beta codes for the protein MKALNNIEALNQALDQMMEKDKKIVIYGEDAGFEGGVFRATKGLQAKYGKDRCFDSPLTEAGIMGSGIGMAINGMKPVLEIQFQGFLFPGLNQLLVHGARFRNRSRGRFTVPMVVRMPYGGGIRALEHHSESIEAMLAHTPGLKVVVPSNPYDTKGLMVSAIKDPDPVVFLEPKRIYRAFKQEVPEEIYEVPIGKARILKEGNDITVVGWGAMIPEIQLAVKDLEQEGVSVELIDLRTISPIDKETIENSVKKTGRFLVVHEAVRSFGVGAELISIVNEKAFLHLESPPTRLTGYDVIIPLAKGEGHFMINPEKIKLKVKELINY
- a CDS encoding NADH:ubiquinone reductase (Na(+)-transporting) subunit D, translated to MNKYKGILKENLWDNNPVFVQILGICSTLAVTNSLTNTFIMTISVVFVAGLTNFSVASIKHLIPGKVRMIIQTLIISFFVIIVDLLLRAFLPAISKSLGPYVGLIITNCIIMGRAEAFAQSNKPLISLWDGITTGIGYMWILMAIAFIRELLGFGSLFGIQIMPEGFQTWTIMIMAPSAFFILGGVIWIINNIKLSKESSK